Proteins from a genomic interval of Methanofollis formosanus:
- a CDS encoding TIGR00725 family protein, whose product MQIAVIGAGNASSQEAESAETVGYLLAQNGAVVVCGGLGGVMEAACRGAKEGGGTTVGIISGTSGENPYVDIVVRSGLGHARNTLVVGSADAVVAVGGAYGTLSEIAFALTMKKAVFGVGTWEIDGVVPCLTPEEAVLMAVRAARPSR is encoded by the coding sequence ATGCAGATCGCTGTCATCGGTGCCGGAAACGCTTCGTCCCAGGAGGCGGAATCCGCAGAGACTGTCGGATATCTTCTTGCACAGAACGGGGCCGTCGTCGTCTGCGGAGGGCTTGGCGGCGTCATGGAGGCGGCGTGCCGGGGAGCGAAGGAAGGAGGCGGGACGACCGTCGGGATCATCTCGGGGACCAGCGGGGAGAACCCGTACGTCGATATCGTGGTGAGGAGCGGGCTGGGGCATGCGCGGAACACCCTGGTCGTCGGGTCGGCCGACGCCGTCGTCGCCGTCGGCGGGGCGTACGGCACGCTCTCCGAGATCGCCTTCGCGCTCACGATGAAAAAAGCGGTCTTCGGGGTGGGGACCTGGGAGATCGACGGCGTCGTCCCCTGTCTCACCCCGGAAGAGGCGGTGCTTATGGCAGTTCGCGCCGCACGCCCGTCTCGCTGA
- a CDS encoding transcription elongation factor Spt5 — MPMTEDSEIRIFAVKTTAKQERSVVDGIYRTVLHDPSFKVLSVVSPDELKGYVLIEAAEPFARIAELIESVPSARTVVPGETKMDEIAHYLEPKPAVSGIDEGTIVELIAGPFKGEKAVVKRVDSNKEEITVELYESMVPIPITVRGDNVRVIDRGES; from the coding sequence ATGCCCATGACTGAGGATTCCGAGATCAGGATCTTTGCCGTCAAGACGACGGCAAAACAGGAACGTTCGGTAGTGGACGGGATCTATCGTACGGTGTTGCACGACCCTTCGTTCAAGGTGCTCTCCGTCGTCTCGCCCGACGAACTGAAGGGTTACGTCCTCATCGAGGCGGCCGAACCCTTTGCGCGTATCGCCGAACTGATCGAGAGCGTGCCGAGCGCCCGGACGGTGGTGCCCGGCGAGACGAAGATGGACGAGATCGCCCATTATCTCGAGCCCAAACCGGCGGTCTCCGGGATCGACGAGGGGACCATCGTCGAACTGATCGCCGGGCCGTTCAAGGGCGAGAAGGCCGTGGTAAAAAGGGTCGATTCAAACAAAGAGGAGATTACCGTCGAACTCTACGAGTCGATGGTCCCGATCCCGATCACCGTGCGCGGCGACAATGTCAGGGTGATCGACCGGGGCGAATCCTGA
- a CDS encoding molybdopterin molybdotransferase MoeA gives MSLFLEVVPVAEAVEVARSIAPTVGTEEVGLEAALHRVLAEDVAAGGDLPGFDRSVVDGYAVTAGDTTGASEALPAMLTLKGRVEMGQAPPGTVESGTCWYIPTGGVMPPGADAVAMVEYSEVLEDEVLVHRAVAPGENVLAHDEDFAAGAVVLPAGRRLNPQDLGVLASAGVTTVPVKKDPLVGIISTGNEVVPADAPLAPGRVRDANSYLCAGFAREHGCEAKRYGIVKDDPAILRPLLLQAVEECDLVLISGGSSKDVRDMSAGVIGELGTVLVHGIALSPGKPTIIGRVGTTPVIGLPGHPGSAYIVLTTVVAPLLALAAGAPVPERRVRVRLAANIPSAKGREDHVRVRIEDGEAVPVFGKSGLLNTLVRSDGVVVVPASREGFEEGDDVEVVLW, from the coding sequence ATGAGTCTCTTTCTTGAGGTGGTGCCGGTCGCCGAGGCGGTCGAGGTCGCCCGTTCCATCGCACCGACGGTCGGCACCGAGGAGGTCGGGCTCGAGGCCGCCCTCCACCGCGTGCTCGCGGAGGACGTCGCGGCAGGCGGCGATCTCCCCGGTTTCGACCGTTCGGTGGTGGACGGGTACGCCGTGACCGCCGGGGACACGACCGGGGCCTCGGAGGCGCTGCCCGCGATGCTCACGCTCAAAGGGAGAGTCGAGATGGGCCAGGCCCCGCCCGGCACGGTGGAGAGCGGGACCTGCTGGTATATTCCGACCGGCGGCGTCATGCCGCCGGGCGCCGACGCCGTCGCCATGGTCGAGTACTCGGAGGTGCTGGAGGACGAGGTGCTCGTCCACCGGGCGGTGGCGCCCGGCGAGAACGTCCTTGCCCACGACGAGGACTTCGCCGCGGGTGCGGTCGTCCTTCCGGCAGGCCGGCGGCTCAACCCGCAGGACCTCGGGGTGCTCGCCTCGGCCGGCGTGACCACGGTGCCGGTGAAGAAGGATCCTCTGGTAGGGATCATCTCCACCGGGAACGAGGTGGTGCCGGCCGACGCACCCCTCGCACCGGGGCGGGTGCGGGACGCCAACTCGTACCTCTGCGCCGGGTTCGCCCGGGAGCACGGGTGCGAGGCGAAGCGCTACGGGATCGTGAAAGACGACCCCGCCATCCTCAGGCCGCTCCTTTTGCAGGCGGTGGAGGAGTGCGACCTCGTCCTCATCTCGGGCGGGTCGTCCAAGGACGTGCGGGACATGAGCGCCGGGGTGATCGGCGAACTCGGTACGGTGCTCGTGCACGGGATCGCTCTTTCGCCGGGCAAACCGACGATCATCGGCCGGGTCGGCACGACGCCGGTCATCGGCCTGCCCGGCCATCCGGGCTCGGCCTACATCGTCCTCACCACGGTCGTCGCCCCGCTCCTCGCCCTCGCCGCCGGTGCGCCGGTGCCCGAGCGGCGGGTGCGGGTGCGCCTGGCCGCGAACATCCCCTCGGCGAAGGGCCGGGAGGACCATGTGCGGGTCAGGATCGAGGACGGCGAGGCGGTGCCGGTCTTCGGCAAGTCCGGGCTTCTCAACACCCTGGTCAGGAGCGACGGCGTCGTCGTCGTCCCGGCAAGTCGAGAAGGATTTGAAGAGGGCGACGACGTGGAGGTGGTCCTTTGGTAA
- a CDS encoding molybdopterin biosynthesis protein, with product MVRRYLDLVSLARALEIIKDECGGRPRTETVPLEEAAGRVTATPIFARFSVPTVHISAMDGIAVRSADTRGASETRAVTLPDALRVNTGNLVPNVYDAVVMIEDVWIGEDGTYTIRKPAAPWQHVRPVGEDIGESEMILPSLHTVRPHELGALAAYGVTEVAVLALRAGIIPTGSELVPPGTRPGPGQAVESNSVMAAAHLRSLGVTPKRYGIVPDEPDLIRATIEEGIEENDILIISAGSSAGTRDFTASLIDELGEVLVHGVGIKPAKPVIIGKIRGKPVIGLPGYPLAAFTILREVITPLVAAYGFPVPEPERVEAALTTTLHSDIGTDEFVLLSVGRIGDSWVAVPQSRGAGVQMSAVRANAVMTIPSAKEGVEAGETVAARLMVPRRQAQEAVLITGSHDPALDSLADLVRPQGVEVHSTHVGSMGGLLTLKKRQCHAAPMHLLGADGEYNLPYLRKYMPNDDLVCVCVAEREQGLIAQEPVSFEDLPRLRYANRQKGSGTRILLDHLLREQGTDPRTIAGYDREFTTHLGVALAVRSGEAECGMGVYSAAKALGLAFTPVATERYELVLRAEILNDPRVDALLRAVSSERFKGVLTALGGYRVSETGVRRELP from the coding sequence TTGGTAAGGCGCTACCTCGACCTCGTCTCCCTCGCGCGGGCGCTTGAAATTATCAAAGACGAGTGCGGCGGCCGGCCCCGGACCGAGACGGTCCCGCTCGAGGAGGCCGCCGGCCGGGTGACCGCAACCCCGATCTTCGCGCGGTTCTCGGTGCCGACCGTCCACATCTCGGCGATGGACGGGATCGCCGTGCGGAGTGCGGATACCAGGGGCGCGAGCGAGACGCGGGCGGTCACCCTGCCCGACGCCCTCCGGGTGAACACCGGCAACCTGGTTCCCAACGTTTACGACGCCGTCGTGATGATCGAGGACGTCTGGATCGGCGAGGACGGCACCTACACCATCAGGAAACCGGCCGCACCCTGGCAGCACGTCAGGCCGGTGGGCGAGGACATCGGGGAGTCGGAGATGATCCTCCCGTCCCTGCACACGGTCAGGCCCCACGAACTCGGGGCCCTCGCGGCCTACGGCGTGACCGAGGTGGCGGTGCTCGCCCTCCGCGCCGGGATCATCCCGACGGGAAGCGAACTCGTGCCCCCCGGCACCAGGCCGGGGCCGGGGCAGGCGGTGGAGAGCAACTCGGTCATGGCCGCGGCCCACCTCCGGTCCCTGGGCGTGACGCCGAAGCGGTACGGGATCGTGCCCGACGAGCCCGACCTGATCAGGGCGACGATCGAGGAGGGGATCGAGGAGAACGACATCCTCATCATCTCGGCCGGGTCGTCGGCGGGGACGCGGGACTTCACCGCCTCGCTCATCGACGAACTCGGCGAGGTGCTCGTGCACGGCGTCGGGATCAAACCGGCCAAGCCGGTGATTATCGGGAAGATCCGGGGCAAACCGGTCATCGGGCTGCCGGGCTACCCACTCGCGGCCTTCACGATCCTGCGCGAGGTGATCACCCCGCTCGTCGCCGCGTACGGTTTCCCGGTCCCCGAGCCCGAGCGCGTCGAGGCGGCGCTCACCACCACGCTCCACTCGGACATCGGGACCGACGAGTTCGTCCTCCTCTCGGTGGGGCGGATCGGCGATTCCTGGGTGGCCGTCCCGCAGTCGCGGGGCGCGGGTGTCCAGATGAGTGCGGTGCGGGCGAACGCCGTCATGACCATCCCGTCCGCCAAAGAAGGGGTGGAAGCCGGCGAGACCGTCGCCGCCCGCCTCATGGTCCCGCGCCGGCAGGCACAGGAGGCGGTCCTGATCACCGGCAGCCACGACCCGGCCCTCGACTCCCTCGCCGACCTGGTGAGGCCGCAGGGCGTGGAGGTCCACTCCACCCATGTCGGCTCGATGGGCGGACTGCTCACCCTGAAAAAACGACAATGTCACGCGGCGCCGATGCACCTGCTGGGCGCCGACGGAGAGTACAACCTCCCGTATCTGAGAAAATATATGCCCAACGACGACCTGGTCTGCGTCTGCGTGGCCGAACGCGAACAGGGACTCATCGCGCAGGAACCGGTCAGTTTCGAGGACCTCCCGCGTCTCCGGTACGCCAACCGGCAGAAGGGCTCGGGCACCAGGATCCTCCTCGACCACCTCCTCAGGGAGCAGGGGACCGACCCGCGGACCATCGCCGGATACGACCGGGAGTTCACCACCCATCTCGGCGTCGCCCTTGCCGTGAGGTCGGGGGAGGCCGAGTGCGGGATGGGCGTATACTCGGCGGCGAAGGCGCTCGGCCTGGCCTTCACGCCGGTCGCCACCGAACGCTACGAACTGGTCCTCCGTGCCGAGATCCTGAACGACCCGCGGGTGGACGCCCTCCTCAGGGCGGTCTCCTCCGAGCGGTTCAAAGGAGTGCTCACCGCCCTCGGCGGCTACCGGGTCAGCGAGACGGGCGTGCGGCGCGAACTGCCATAA
- a CDS encoding 50S ribosomal protein L10: MALYTHHLPAWKREQVEEIKERFAKYPVVGLVDMHGIPASQLQDIRQNLRGVAEIKMARKTLTHRALDEIGGEAVEMGEHISGQSALIFTLENPFKLYKQLELTKTKMAAKPGETAPEDIVVAKGPTSFKPGPIVGELQQAGIPAMIEGGKVKIRETKTVVKKGQVIDAKMAGVLAKLDIKPMDVGLILKAAFHDGTIFAPETLAIDETVYLNQITLAAQQAFNLSVNATILTPTTTETIIGKAAQEARNLAVEACIYEKDVADLIVGRAYREMLAIAMKASEGGFELDESITQALAAAAAAPAAAAPVAEEAPAEEEEEEEEEKEESGMAGLGALFG; the protein is encoded by the coding sequence ATGGCACTCTATACGCACCACCTGCCTGCGTGGAAGCGTGAGCAGGTCGAGGAGATCAAGGAGCGTTTCGCGAAGTACCCGGTGGTCGGGCTGGTCGATATGCACGGGATTCCGGCAAGCCAGCTCCAGGACATCAGGCAGAACCTTCGCGGGGTCGCCGAGATCAAGATGGCTCGCAAGACGCTCACGCACCGTGCGCTCGACGAGATCGGCGGTGAGGCGGTCGAGATGGGCGAGCACATCTCAGGGCAGAGTGCGCTCATCTTCACGCTTGAGAACCCCTTCAAACTCTACAAGCAGCTGGAACTGACGAAGACGAAGATGGCCGCGAAGCCGGGCGAAACGGCGCCGGAGGACATCGTCGTCGCAAAGGGTCCGACGAGCTTCAAGCCGGGTCCGATCGTCGGTGAACTCCAGCAGGCCGGGATTCCGGCGATGATCGAGGGCGGGAAGGTCAAGATCAGGGAGACCAAGACGGTCGTCAAGAAGGGCCAGGTCATCGATGCGAAGATGGCCGGCGTGCTGGCAAAGCTCGATATCAAGCCGATGGACGTGGGCCTTATCCTCAAGGCGGCGTTCCACGACGGCACGATCTTCGCGCCCGAGACGCTGGCGATCGACGAGACGGTCTACCTCAACCAGATTACGCTCGCGGCCCAGCAGGCATTCAACCTCTCGGTGAACGCAACGATCCTGACGCCGACGACGACCGAGACGATCATCGGCAAGGCGGCACAGGAAGCCAGGAACCTGGCAGTCGAGGCGTGTATCTACGAGAAGGATGTCGCCGACCTCATCGTCGGGCGGGCATACCGCGAGATGCTTGCTATCGCCATGAAGGCCTCGGAAGGCGGGTTCGAACTCGACGAGTCGATCACGCAGGCTTTAGCGGCTGCTGCAGCCGCACCCGCAGCCGCGGCGCCGGTTGCTGAGGAAGCCCCCGCTGAAGAGGAAGAAGAGGAAGAGGAAGAGAAGGAAGAGTCCGGAATGGCCGGTCTCGGGGCTCTCTTCGGATGA
- a CDS encoding 50S ribosomal protein L1, producing MVEKQQILEAVKTALETAPERKFQESVDITINLRNIDMAQPKNRIDETINLPNGLGTPIKVAVLGKGEITTQAKEAGVDLIISPEEIERLGGEPREARKVANEYRFFLAETSVMGLVGRWLGPRLGPRGRMPTPVPTGTDVRPIIERLKTSVKIRSKDKKVFHAPVGSTQMSPEEIAENIDVILKRIEGALEQGPQNIRSVYVKTTMGPAVRVI from the coding sequence ATGGTTGAGAAACAACAGATATTGGAGGCCGTGAAGACGGCCCTTGAGACTGCGCCCGAACGAAAGTTCCAGGAGAGCGTTGATATTACCATCAACCTCCGGAACATCGATATGGCGCAGCCCAAAAACCGTATCGACGAGACTATTAATCTTCCCAACGGTCTGGGCACCCCGATCAAGGTCGCTGTCCTCGGGAAGGGCGAGATCACGACGCAGGCCAAAGAGGCCGGAGTCGACCTGATCATCAGCCCCGAGGAGATCGAGCGGCTCGGCGGCGAGCCCCGCGAGGCACGGAAGGTCGCGAACGAGTATCGCTTCTTCCTGGCCGAGACGAGCGTGATGGGACTGGTCGGTCGCTGGCTCGGTCCGAGGCTCGGTCCTCGCGGCAGGATGCCGACGCCGGTCCCGACCGGGACGGATGTCCGCCCGATCATCGAGCGGCTCAAGACGTCGGTGAAGATCCGGTCCAAGGACAAGAAGGTCTTCCACGCTCCGGTGGGCAGCACCCAGATGTCGCCCGAGGAGATCGCGGAGAACATCGACGTGATCCTCAAGAGGATTGAGGGGGCGCTGGAGCAGGGTCCGCAGAACATCCGCTCGGTCTACGTCAAGACGACGATGGGCCCGGCAGTGAGGGTGATCTGA
- a CDS encoding polysaccharide deacetylase family protein, protein MRGEVNLERRAISLFSSFLSPIGACDAYRNLRNTIGSGTTIYTFHRVGPQRHEWLIPSMETAEFDRTVQWLAGTHRVLPLHEVVNALAEGRELPQGTAAITFDDGYQDIYTHAWPVLQKYGVPATVFLTTDPVDRRELFWFDRFRHIIHTTRKTRVEVDGLGEIPLRTQDERFRAVTLIERSVLKVADEAGKLACIDAIEEDLRVEPPEIGDDYILTWDQVREMGQDSVSFGSHTVTHPQLTHIPLRQAAKEVRDSKERIERETGKKILFLSYPNGGAADTSAAIETLVGDAGYLSAFYGVPGPVRAGNNLFRLNRIFSGWDFNTFKFFSSGAFADLAWFHFRR, encoded by the coding sequence ATGCGGGGGGAAGTCAATCTTGAACGCCGGGCTATCTCTCTTTTTTCATCCTTCCTCAGCCCCATAGGCGCGTGCGACGCGTACAGAAACCTTCGGAACACTATCGGAAGCGGAACCACCATCTACACCTTCCACCGCGTCGGCCCCCAGCGTCACGAATGGCTCATCCCGAGCATGGAGACCGCAGAGTTCGATCGGACGGTTCAATGGCTTGCCGGAACCCATCGCGTCCTCCCCCTCCACGAGGTCGTGAACGCCCTTGCAGAGGGGCGGGAACTCCCGCAGGGGACCGCCGCGATCACCTTCGACGACGGGTACCAGGACATCTACACCCACGCCTGGCCGGTGCTCCAGAAGTACGGCGTGCCGGCCACGGTCTTCCTCACCACCGACCCCGTCGACCGCCGGGAACTCTTCTGGTTCGACCGGTTCAGGCACATCATCCATACCACCCGGAAGACGAGGGTGGAGGTGGACGGACTCGGCGAGATCCCGCTCAGGACACAGGACGAGCGGTTCAGGGCGGTCACGCTCATCGAACGGTCCGTCCTCAAGGTCGCCGACGAGGCCGGGAAACTTGCGTGCATCGATGCGATCGAGGAGGACCTCCGGGTGGAACCGCCCGAGATCGGGGACGACTACATCCTCACCTGGGACCAGGTCCGCGAGATGGGGCAGGACAGCGTCAGTTTCGGTTCCCATACCGTCACCCATCCCCAGCTCACCCACATCCCTCTCAGGCAGGCGGCGAAGGAGGTGCGGGACTCCAAGGAACGAATCGAACGCGAGACCGGGAAAAAGATCCTCTTCCTCTCCTACCCCAACGGGGGCGCCGCCGACACCTCGGCGGCGATCGAAACCCTGGTCGGGGATGCCGGGTATCTCTCGGCCTTTTACGGGGTTCCGGGCCCGGTCAGGGCAGGGAACAACCTTTTCAGGCTCAACCGGATCTTCTCGGGCTGGGACTTCAACACCTTCAAGTTCTTCAGCTCCGGGGCGTTTGCCGACCTTGCCTGGTTCCATTTCAGACGGTGA
- the ftsZ gene encoding cell division protein FtsZ, which yields MKSIVEEALSRAQEEFEAPVQPDDELEALLRDLRTEVVVVGCGGGGSNTMSRIAEEGVTGARLVAVNTDAQHLIRTKAETRILIGRQRTRGLGAGSIPQIGEEAALENEDQIKAALGGADMVFITTGLGGGTGTGSAPVVAKAAHEEGALTIAIVTLPFTSEGTIRAENAEAGLERLRDVADTVIVVPNDRLLEVVPRLPLHAAFKVADEVLMRAVKGITELITVPGLVNLDFADVRTVMERGGVAMIGMGESDSEDKAADSVKKALRSPLLDVDISGATAALVNVVGGPDMTMSEAEGVVQEVYDRIDPSARIIWGAQVDPEMEGSMRTMLVVTGVNSPQIYGRNERKSLPRVSKEFDIDFLR from the coding sequence ATGAAGTCCATTGTTGAAGAGGCATTGTCACGGGCACAAGAGGAATTCGAAGCGCCCGTCCAGCCCGATGACGAGTTGGAAGCGCTCCTGCGCGATCTCAGGACCGAAGTCGTCGTCGTCGGGTGCGGCGGCGGCGGCTCGAACACGATGAGCAGGATCGCCGAGGAAGGAGTAACCGGCGCCAGGTTGGTGGCGGTCAACACCGACGCCCAGCACCTGATCAGGACAAAGGCCGAGACGCGGATCCTCATCGGCAGGCAGCGGACCCGCGGCCTGGGCGCCGGGTCGATCCCCCAGATCGGCGAAGAGGCCGCCCTCGAGAACGAAGACCAGATCAAGGCCGCCCTCGGCGGGGCCGACATGGTCTTCATCACGACCGGGCTCGGCGGCGGGACCGGCACCGGTTCCGCGCCCGTCGTGGCCAAGGCCGCCCACGAGGAGGGCGCCCTGACCATCGCGATCGTCACCCTGCCGTTCACCTCAGAAGGGACGATCCGGGCGGAGAACGCCGAGGCCGGCCTGGAACGGTTGCGCGACGTGGCCGACACCGTCATCGTTGTCCCCAACGACCGCCTCCTCGAAGTCGTCCCGCGCCTCCCCCTCCACGCGGCCTTCAAGGTGGCCGACGAGGTGCTGATGCGGGCCGTGAAGGGCATCACCGAACTGATCACCGTGCCCGGTCTGGTGAACCTGGACTTCGCCGACGTGCGCACCGTCATGGAACGCGGCGGCGTCGCCATGATCGGGATGGGCGAGTCGGACTCCGAGGACAAGGCGGCCGACTCGGTCAAGAAGGCGCTGCGGTCCCCCCTCCTCGACGTCGACATCTCGGGCGCGACCGCCGCGCTCGTCAACGTCGTCGGCGGCCCGGACATGACGATGTCCGAGGCCGAAGGCGTGGTGCAGGAGGTCTACGACCGCATCGATCCGAGTGCGCGGATCATCTGGGGCGCGCAGGTCGACCCCGAAATGGAGGGCAGTATGCGCACCATGCTGGTGGTCACCGGGGTCAACTCCCCACAAATATATGGGCGTAACGAACGCAAATCTCTCCCCAGAGTTTCCAAGGAATTTGACATCGACTTCCTGAGGTGA
- a CDS encoding 50S ribosomal protein L11, whose amino-acid sequence MAETVEVLVPGGRATAGPPIGPALGPLGINVKAVIDEINKKTAEFNGMQVPVTIEVDDKKNFTVTVGIPPTTALVMKEVGIEKGSGEPATQFVGDLPLEAAVRIARMKFDDMLSYRLKTAVKEVVGTCVSVGVTVEGRAPKEMLAAIDAGEFDGALEE is encoded by the coding sequence ATGGCAGAAACGGTCGAGGTATTGGTACCCGGAGGCAGAGCAACTGCAGGTCCGCCTATTGGTCCTGCCCTGGGTCCCCTCGGTATCAACGTAAAAGCGGTTATTGACGAGATCAATAAGAAGACCGCAGAGTTCAATGGCATGCAGGTGCCGGTGACGATTGAAGTCGACGATAAGAAGAACTTCACTGTCACGGTCGGTATTCCGCCGACGACGGCCCTGGTCATGAAAGAGGTTGGTATCGAGAAGGGGTCCGGAGAGCCTGCCACCCAGTTTGTGGGTGATCTGCCGCTCGAGGCCGCTGTCAGGATCGCACGCATGAAGTTCGACGACATGCTCTCCTACCGTCTCAAGACGGCAGTGAAAGAGGTCGTCGGGACCTGTGTCTCAGTTGGTGTGACGGTCGAAGGCCGTGCACCCAAGGAGATGCTGGCCGCTATCGATGCGGGCGAGTTCGACGGCGCCCTTGAGGAGTAA
- a CDS encoding D-aminoacyl-tRNA deacylase, protein MHIALLSSRLDPAGTNLARRLKELLREREDWPLLRAADLTFHETEGRLIYAEEVDRDFGADLLVFLSRHTSTHPVPALTVHVTGNFGEAVYGGAARTLPPAAPAMMHAVLRGLARHAPPGYRAGYEATHHGPTALSTPSLFVEIGSTETEWNDPAAADAAARAVLEAVPAPVIPLVGFGGTHYAVRQTEITLTSRGAFGHIAPSRVVPDLDRALIAAMVEETGAVAAYLDRKALSRDEITTTEAHLSALDVPVLSEGEITEIGTLSWETYTALRAAAEQTVPGGRVHPGGLEGEGEFIEAQIPEDLVREAERTDPHAFRDGLDRLSAAFIATPTGTTAPSFITFKNQSEEIIHDVISLCIKIIDVRWSTAADGDDLVITRTRFDPGKARALGVPKGPLFGKLSSGRAVEIGDATVTPSMVQSSSVTRIHIPGLERYINEVHC, encoded by the coding sequence ATGCATATCGCCCTCCTCTCATCCCGTCTGGACCCGGCCGGCACCAACCTGGCCCGGCGGCTGAAGGAACTTCTCAGGGAACGGGAGGACTGGCCCCTTCTCCGGGCCGCCGACCTCACCTTCCACGAAACCGAGGGGAGACTCATCTACGCCGAAGAGGTCGACCGGGACTTCGGCGCCGACCTCCTGGTCTTCCTCTCCAGGCACACGAGCACCCACCCCGTCCCGGCCCTCACCGTTCACGTCACCGGCAACTTCGGCGAGGCCGTGTACGGCGGCGCGGCCCGGACCCTCCCGCCGGCGGCCCCGGCCATGATGCACGCCGTCCTCCGCGGCCTCGCCCGCCACGCCCCGCCCGGATACCGGGCCGGTTATGAGGCCACCCACCACGGCCCGACCGCCCTCTCGACCCCCTCCCTCTTCGTCGAGATCGGGTCGACCGAGACCGAGTGGAACGACCCCGCCGCCGCCGACGCCGCCGCGCGCGCCGTCCTCGAGGCCGTGCCCGCCCCGGTGATCCCGCTCGTCGGGTTCGGCGGGACTCACTACGCGGTGCGGCAGACCGAGATCACCCTCACCTCGAGAGGCGCCTTCGGACACATCGCCCCCTCGCGCGTCGTCCCTGACCTCGACCGCGCCCTCATCGCCGCGATGGTCGAGGAGACCGGGGCGGTCGCCGCCTATCTCGACCGCAAGGCCCTCTCCAGAGACGAGATCACGACGACCGAAGCGCACCTCTCGGCCCTCGACGTGCCGGTCCTCTCGGAAGGAGAGATCACCGAGATCGGCACCCTCTCCTGGGAGACCTACACCGCGCTCAGGGCCGCGGCCGAGCAGACCGTCCCGGGCGGTCGGGTCCATCCCGGCGGACTGGAGGGTGAAGGGGAGTTCATCGAGGCTCAGATCCCCGAAGACCTCGTCCGGGAAGCCGAACGAACGGACCCGCACGCCTTCAGGGACGGCCTCGACCGTCTTTCGGCGGCCTTCATCGCCACCCCGACCGGCACCACCGCCCCTTCATTCATCACCTTCAAAAATCAAAGCGAAGAAATAATACATGATGTCATATCCCTGTGTATTAAAATCATAGATGTACGGTGGAGCACTGCTGCCGACGGGGACGACCTCGTCATCACCAGGACCCGTTTTGATCCCGGCAAGGCCCGGGCGCTGGGAGTTCCGAAAGGCCCCCTCTTTGGGAAACTTTCCAGCGGCCGTGCCGTCGAGATCGGGGACGCGACGGTCACCCCGTCCATGGTCCAGTCGAGCAGTGTGACCCGCATCCATATTCCGGGGTTGGAGAGGTATATCAATGAAGTCCATTGTTGA
- a CDS encoding protein translocase SEC61 complex subunit gamma, translated as MAISTESVKMSSINEEFFKKYMRVLKLARTPTRDEFTKIALVAAIGVFLIGLLGFIIYVIMTAPMR; from the coding sequence ATGGCTATCAGCACTGAGTCAGTGAAGATGAGCTCCATCAACGAGGAGTTCTTCAAAAAGTACATGCGCGTCCTGAAGCTGGCGCGGACGCCGACCCGGGATGAGTTCACCAAGATCGCCCTCGTGGCGGCGATCGGGGTGTTCCTCATCGGGCTCTTAGGGTTCATCATCTACGTGATCATGACCGCGCCGATGCGCTGA
- the rpl12p gene encoding 50S ribosomal protein P1, which yields MEYIYAALLLHNAGKDINEENVKAVLSAAGIEADDARVKALVAALDGVDIEEAISKAAVAPVAAAPAAAAPAEAAPAEEEAEEEKEEEKEESGMAGLGALFG from the coding sequence ATGGAGTACATCTACGCTGCACTGCTCCTGCACAACGCAGGCAAGGACATCAACGAGGAGAATGTCAAGGCCGTTCTCTCCGCTGCCGGTATCGAAGCTGACGACGCCCGTGTGAAGGCCCTCGTGGCCGCACTCGACGGTGTGGACATTGAGGAGGCCATCTCCAAGGCCGCCGTCGCTCCGGTCGCTGCCGCTCCGGCCGCCGCCGCCCCTGCCGAGGCCGCTCCGGCCGAGGAAGAGGCAGAGGAAGAGAAGGAAGAGGAGAAGGAAGAGTCCGGTATGGCCGGGCTCGGTGCCCTCTTCGGCTAA